In Perca fluviatilis chromosome 18, GENO_Pfluv_1.0, whole genome shotgun sequence, one genomic interval encodes:
- the LOC120546192 gene encoding solute carrier family 35 member D3, protein MDVVKSRFLGIAVAVAHGFFSGSLNILLKFLISNYNFNFLTLIQLLTSSTAAFTLEVLRRLGLVKVPPFSVQLSKEFGPVCILSTLQSTLTLWSLRGLSLPMYVVFKRCLPLFTLSIGMCVLRNGVPSPGVVTAVVITTGGAALAGAGDLTGDPFGYVTGVLAVIIHASYLVVIQKTSHDSEYGPLTAQYAIAVMATPVLLVCSIISLDAINMWSYEGWQNPYITVVFTICVFIGCAMNFTTLHCTYINSAVTTSFVGVVKSIATITVGMLAFSDVAPTHLFIGGVVVNTVGSITYCVVKYFETKKKSLYEDLEEAAKDGALAGEPHTEKPPPDGDGPAAGIGPDPERPEIEGVLISDRKEDVANGEVRTGDVAQGDGEAGVNSRVMTEDEVREMQREHLNKENTANAKSVSDSYVGVWRSIRNLQFMKKDPLIENMEQQSP, encoded by the exons ATGGATGTGGTTAAGAGCCGTTTTTTGGGGATCGCCGTGGCCGTTGCGCACGGCTTTTTCTCCGGCTCCCTGAACATTTTGCTCAAGTTTCTCATCAGTAATTATAACTTCAACTTCCTGACGCTCATCCAGCTGCTGACCAGCAGCACGGCGGCGTTCACCCTGGAGGTGCTGAGGCGGCTGGGGTTGGTCAAAGTCCCGCCGTTCAGCGTGCAGCTATCCAAG GAGTTCGGCCCGGTGTGTATCCTCTCCACGCTGCAGTCCACTCTCACTCTGTGGTCTCTGCGCGGCCTCAGCTTGCCCATGTACGTCGTGTTCAAACGCTGCCTGCCGCTCTTCACGCTCAGCATCGGCATGTGCGTGCTCAGGAACGGCGTGCCGTCCCCCGGCGTAGTGACCGCTGTCGTCATCACCACCGGTGGAGCTGCACTGGCCG GTGCTGGCGATTTGACCGGCGATCCCTTCGGTTACGTCACCGGCGTGTTGGCGGTCATCATCCACGCATCCTACCTGGTCGTGATCCAGAAAACCAGTCATGACAGCGAGTACGGGCCGCTCACAGCGCAGTACGCCATCGCCGTCATGGCCACGCCG gtgctCCTGGTGTGCTCCATCATCTCCCTGGATGCCATCAACATGTGGTCGTACGAGGGCTGGCAGAACCCGTACATCACGGTTGTCTTCACCATCTGCGTCTTCATCGGCTGCGCCATGAACTTCACCACGCTGCACTGCACCTACATCAACTCGGCCGTCACCACCAGCTTCGTCGGCGTGGTCAAGAGCATCGCCACCATCACCGTTGGCATGCTGGCGTTCAGCGACGTCGCGCCCACGCATCTCTTCATCGGCGGCGTCGTGGTCAACACCGTCGGCTCCATCACCTACTGCGTGGTCAAATATTTCGAGACGAAGAAGAAGAGCCTGTACGAGGACTTGGAGGAGGCCGCCAAGGACGGAGCGCTGGCGGGCGAGCCGCACACGGAAAAACCGCCTCCGGACGGCGACGGGCCAGCTGCGGGGATCGGACCCGACCCCGAACGCCCGGAGATAGAGGGAGTGTTGATCAGTGACAGGAAGGAGGACGTTGCTAACGGAGAAGTGCGGACAGGAGACGTTGCACAAGGAGACGGAGAGGCAGGCGTAAATTCCCGCGTCATGACTGAAGACGAGGTGCGGGAGATGCAGAGGGAGCATCTCAACAAGGAGAACACAGCCAACGCTAAGTCGGTTAGCGACAGCTACGTTGGGGTGTGGCGGTCCATCAGAAATCTGCAGTTTATGAAGAAAGACCCGTTGATTGAGAACATGGAGCAGCAGAGTCCGTAA